The proteins below are encoded in one region of Paraburkholderia aromaticivorans:
- a CDS encoding LLM class flavin-dependent oxidoreductase, translating to MKFSLIYEAQTTDASREGDHRVFKETVEQALLAEQMGFDTVWCVEHTSLTNYAHMSAPETFLAYLAGRTTRIGLGHGVICLPPAMNHPIKVAERVAMLDILSGGRVHFGVGKGGSQQEAGAFGYDLAELQPMIDESMYLVPKMFVQDEIEHDGKYIKIPKRPIHPKPFQDPHPPMYMACTNNDGLLRAGQRGLGALVLGFGGPDEVAKKNAIYREAWATRKPEDQVGFRPTQHLAALCPTVVMSDGQQARKIGIRGQRYFMESLAYWYTGGERPDPSNWGDDLVKGNTGEMVIRSRLASEEVVVDFSDPALSMMNPNHAYGTVDDCIGYVGRLMEAGVDEVLFLCQMGTVPQEAQLETIRNIGEHVIPYFNRVKAGKQQAQAVA from the coding sequence ATGAAGTTTTCTCTGATCTACGAAGCCCAGACCACGGACGCTTCGCGGGAAGGCGATCACCGGGTATTCAAGGAGACCGTCGAGCAGGCGCTCCTCGCCGAGCAGATGGGTTTCGATACCGTATGGTGCGTCGAACACACGTCGCTGACCAACTACGCGCACATGAGCGCACCGGAAACCTTTCTCGCGTATCTGGCGGGGCGCACGACCCGCATCGGTCTCGGCCACGGCGTGATCTGCCTGCCGCCCGCGATGAACCATCCGATCAAGGTGGCGGAGCGCGTCGCGATGCTCGACATCCTGTCCGGCGGCCGCGTGCATTTCGGCGTCGGCAAGGGCGGCAGCCAGCAGGAAGCCGGCGCGTTCGGCTACGACCTCGCCGAGCTGCAGCCGATGATCGACGAATCCATGTACCTCGTGCCGAAGATGTTCGTGCAGGACGAGATCGAGCACGACGGCAAATACATCAAGATTCCTAAACGGCCGATTCACCCGAAGCCGTTCCAGGACCCGCATCCGCCGATGTACATGGCGTGCACCAACAACGACGGCCTGCTGCGCGCCGGACAACGCGGCCTCGGCGCACTTGTGCTCGGTTTCGGCGGCCCGGATGAAGTGGCGAAGAAGAACGCGATCTATCGCGAAGCCTGGGCGACGCGCAAGCCGGAGGACCAGGTGGGCTTTCGTCCGACCCAGCATCTGGCCGCGCTGTGCCCGACCGTGGTGATGAGCGACGGCCAGCAGGCGCGCAAGATCGGCATTCGCGGGCAGCGCTATTTCATGGAATCGCTCGCGTACTGGTACACGGGCGGCGAGCGTCCCGATCCGTCGAACTGGGGCGACGATCTCGTGAAGGGCAATACCGGCGAAATGGTGATCCGTTCGCGCCTCGCCTCGGAAGAAGTGGTGGTCGATTTCAGCGACCCGGCCCTTTCGATGATGAACCCCAACCACGCGTACGGCACGGTGGACGACTGCATCGGCTACGTGGGGCGTTTGATGGAAGCGGGCGTGGACGAGGTGCTGTTCCTTTGCCAGATGGGCACCGTGCCGCAGGAAGCGCAGCTCGAAACGATCCGCAATATCGGCGAGCACGTGATTCCTTATTTCAACCGCGTGAAGGCGGGCAAGCAGCAGGCGCAGGCCGTGGCGTAA
- a CDS encoding VOC family protein encodes MKASMMLYPVDTIDAALPLFVDGLGLVVKFRDGERYCALDGGALTVALVAGEERIVERAALVFRVEENDDLYAAMARVVAAGASVRVPVQQGPHEWRAVLEDKHGALLVLSQKRVA; translated from the coding sequence ATGAAGGCTTCGATGATGCTGTACCCGGTCGATACGATCGACGCGGCGCTGCCGCTCTTTGTCGACGGGTTAGGGCTGGTGGTGAAATTCCGTGATGGCGAGCGCTACTGCGCGCTCGATGGCGGCGCACTGACGGTGGCGCTGGTGGCGGGCGAGGAAAGGATCGTCGAGCGCGCGGCGCTGGTGTTTCGCGTGGAAGAAAACGACGACCTGTATGCGGCAATGGCGCGTGTCGTGGCAGCCGGTGCTTCAGTGCGAGTCCCGGTGCAGCAAGGTCCGCACGAATGGCGCGCAGTGCTGGAGGATAAACACGGCGCGTTGCTGGTGTTGTCGCAGAAGCGCGTGGCTTGA
- a CDS encoding helix-turn-helix transcriptional regulator has translation METKWAPEEGQSAGELADMSVAQFSELAARIYQGPLEATPWASALELIRTSLGASYATLILRSPSSDRRGLMVHASETGPGVPGETSYNNYYYSLDPFVGLPADRVVTVDEVFGDTGWLTSELYKQFLKPADIRYIMGADLRTESGVECRFRVCRSHSATHFSARDKAFCALLLPHLRRAVELHSRLDIVESERTLYASAIDRMLVGTVTLDESGAIMRTNSVADEILAQANGLRIAHGHVEATDAQENRNLQRLVRHALMGHFGTAAPIVEAMPITRGCDKPRLGVLVRTIPLSDWSEDNKRRPATVLFLRDPDRKSQGSQEIVRKLFDLTPAETSLALLLTNGLTLEEAADELGISKNTARAHLRAIFSKTGVTRQATLVRILLGSVVPLG, from the coding sequence ATGGAGACAAAATGGGCCCCTGAAGAGGGCCAATCCGCGGGCGAACTCGCGGACATGAGCGTGGCGCAGTTCAGTGAACTTGCCGCGCGTATTTATCAGGGTCCGCTCGAGGCTACGCCGTGGGCTAGTGCTCTGGAGCTGATCCGCACCTCGCTCGGCGCGAGCTACGCGACGCTGATTCTGCGTTCGCCTTCGAGCGACCGGCGCGGCCTGATGGTGCATGCGTCGGAAACCGGGCCGGGCGTGCCGGGCGAAACGTCGTACAACAACTACTACTATTCGCTCGACCCGTTCGTCGGCTTGCCCGCCGATCGCGTGGTGACGGTCGACGAAGTATTCGGCGACACCGGCTGGCTCACCAGCGAGCTGTATAAGCAGTTCCTGAAGCCGGCGGATATCCGCTACATCATGGGCGCGGATCTGCGCACGGAGTCCGGCGTGGAATGCCGTTTCCGCGTGTGCCGCAGTCATAGCGCGACGCATTTCTCCGCACGCGACAAGGCGTTTTGCGCGCTCCTGCTGCCGCATCTGCGACGCGCGGTCGAACTGCACTCGCGGCTCGATATCGTCGAATCGGAACGCACGCTGTATGCGAGCGCGATCGACCGGATGCTGGTGGGCACGGTCACGCTCGACGAGAGCGGAGCCATCATGCGCACCAATAGCGTGGCCGACGAAATTCTCGCGCAGGCTAACGGGCTGCGTATCGCCCATGGCCATGTCGAGGCCACCGACGCTCAGGAGAACCGCAATCTGCAGCGCCTCGTGCGTCATGCGCTGATGGGCCACTTCGGCACCGCCGCGCCGATCGTCGAAGCCATGCCGATCACACGCGGTTGCGACAAGCCGAGACTCGGCGTGCTGGTGCGCACGATCCCACTCTCGGACTGGTCGGAGGACAACAAGCGCCGCCCGGCGACGGTGCTGTTCCTGCGCGATCCGGATCGCAAGTCGCAAGGTTCGCAGGAAATCGTGCGCAAGCTGTTCGACCTCACGCCGGCGGAAACATCGCTTGCCTTGCTGTTGACCAACGGCTTGACGCTTGAAGAAGCCGCCGACGAACTGGGCATCAGCAAGAACACCGCGCGCGCGCATCTGCGGGCGATTTTCTCGAAGACCGGTGTGACGCGTCAGGCGACGCTCGTGCGGATTCTGCTGGGCAGCGTGGTGCCGCTCGGTTAG
- a CDS encoding alpha/beta hydrolase — protein MALDPQAQAVLAAFAGMPALDFTQLSAPAYRAMIAAGGAFAPGDKVAAEEALLIPTANGSIAARLYRPVKPGASGGVDGDALLPLTVFFHGGGFVACGLDTHANLCRCLAQRAQTVVLSVDYRLAPEARFPAAAHDALDAVRWAAANAADLRVRAGALAVAGDSAGGNLAAVVAQQLRHSGVNIAHQLLLYPVVDCATEHPSYESMGNGYFLSADQMRWFKDQYFDSGADRADPRASPLAAVDLSGVANATIISAEYDPLRDEAEHYAARLSQAGVLTTHVRWRGQMHGFASLLGVLDAADQALTTAARALYCALHVEPFVLR, from the coding sequence ATGGCGCTCGATCCCCAGGCGCAGGCCGTGCTCGCCGCTTTCGCCGGCATGCCCGCGCTCGACTTCACGCAACTCAGCGCGCCCGCTTACCGCGCGATGATCGCTGCGGGCGGCGCTTTTGCACCCGGCGACAAGGTCGCGGCGGAAGAAGCTCTGCTGATTCCCACGGCGAACGGCTCGATTGCCGCGCGTCTTTATCGGCCTGTGAAGCCTGGCGCAAGTGGCGGCGTCGATGGCGACGCATTGCTGCCGCTCACAGTGTTTTTTCATGGCGGCGGCTTCGTGGCTTGCGGGCTCGATACGCACGCGAACCTGTGCCGCTGCCTCGCGCAACGGGCGCAAACCGTGGTGCTCTCGGTCGATTACCGGCTCGCGCCCGAAGCACGCTTTCCGGCTGCCGCACACGATGCGCTCGACGCCGTGCGCTGGGCCGCCGCCAATGCCGCCGATCTGCGCGTGCGCGCCGGTGCGCTGGCTGTCGCCGGCGATAGCGCGGGCGGCAATCTCGCCGCCGTGGTCGCGCAACAGTTACGTCATAGCGGCGTGAATATCGCGCACCAGTTGTTGCTTTACCCGGTGGTGGATTGCGCAACGGAACATCCGTCATATGAATCGATGGGCAATGGCTACTTCCTGAGCGCGGACCAGATGCGCTGGTTCAAGGACCAGTATTTCGACAGCGGCGCCGATCGCGCCGATCCGCGGGCTAGCCCACTCGCCGCCGTCGATCTCAGCGGCGTGGCGAACGCCACCATCATCAGCGCCGAATACGACCCGCTACGCGACGAAGCCGAGCACTACGCCGCAAGACTCTCGCAAGCCGGCGTGCTGACCACCCATGTGCGCTGGCGTGGCCAGATGCATGGCTTCGCCAGCCTGCTCGGCGTGCTCGACGCCGCCGATCAAGCACTGACGACAGCCGCGCGCGCGTTGTATTGCGCGCTGCATGTCGAGCCTTTCGTACTTCGTTAA
- a CDS encoding enoyl-CoA hydratase/isomerase family protein, with the protein MTALIRLAAEDGIATLTFDRPDALNALNEAMAAELNAKLTRLADHDEIRAIVLTGAGDAFMAGGDLQTMRAALDAQPAARDRAIGKLVRLAQTVVETITSSRKPVIASINGAVAGFGLSLVAACDLAIAAQRATFKSAYGRIGTSPDGGATYMLPRALGARQAAQWLYLDEPHTADEALRAGLVNWVVPDDELATATRSLLKRMGALAPDAFAHTKDLLLHAPQRSFGEHLYAEQRSFLHCAAGDDFREGIDAFFGKRPPVFGSGAR; encoded by the coding sequence ATGACAGCATTGATTCGCCTCGCGGCCGAAGACGGCATCGCGACGCTCACGTTCGACCGCCCCGACGCCTTGAACGCCCTGAACGAAGCCATGGCGGCCGAACTGAACGCCAAGCTCACGCGCCTCGCGGATCACGACGAAATCCGCGCCATCGTGCTCACCGGCGCCGGCGACGCCTTCATGGCGGGCGGCGATCTGCAGACCATGCGCGCCGCCCTCGATGCCCAACCGGCCGCCCGCGACCGCGCCATCGGCAAACTCGTGCGGCTCGCGCAGACCGTGGTCGAGACCATCACAAGTTCGCGCAAGCCCGTGATTGCCAGCATCAACGGCGCGGTCGCGGGCTTCGGCCTGAGCCTCGTGGCGGCCTGCGATCTGGCTATCGCGGCGCAACGCGCTACGTTCAAGTCGGCTTATGGCCGCATCGGCACCTCGCCCGACGGCGGCGCCACATACATGCTGCCGCGCGCGCTCGGCGCAAGGCAAGCCGCGCAGTGGCTATATCTGGACGAACCCCACACGGCTGATGAAGCGCTGCGTGCCGGCCTCGTCAACTGGGTCGTACCGGACGACGAACTCGCCACGGCCACGCGCTCGCTGCTCAAACGCATGGGCGCGCTCGCGCCGGATGCCTTCGCGCACACCAAGGATCTGCTGCTGCACGCGCCGCAACGCAGCTTCGGCGAACATCTGTACGCGGAGCAACGCAGCTTCCTGCACTGCGCGGCCGGCGATGATTTCCGCGAAGGCATCGACGCGTTTTTCGGCAAACGTCCCCCCGTTTTCGGCTCCGGCGCGCGCTGA